One stretch of Danio rerio strain Tuebingen ecotype United States chromosome 6, GRCz12tu, whole genome shotgun sequence DNA includes these proteins:
- the tac3b gene encoding tachykinin-3b precursor codes for MSCGWLLALLVHVLLLLACPRLSRSALDYSFTDNSDAQPERYDKRYDDIDYDSFVGLMGRRSTGINREAHLPFRPNMNDIFVGLLGRRNTLSSMRKERRGNIFFKDGRLRFCCGV; via the exons ATGTCCTGCGGCTGGCTGCTCGCGCTGCTCGTCCACGTGCTGCTGCTGCTCGCGTGCCCGAGACTCTCGCGGAGCGCCCTCGACTACTCCTTCACT GACAACAGCGACGCCCAGCCGGAGCGCTACGACAAACGATATGATGATATTGATTACGACAGTTTCGTCGGCCTGATGGGCAGGAGGAGCACAG GAATAAATCGTGAGGCACATTTGCCATTTAGAC CGAATATGAATGACATCTTTGTCGGACTGTTAGGACGGAGAAACACTTTGTCGT CTATGAGAAAAGAAAGGAGAGGGAACATTTTCTTCAAGGATGGAAGACTGAG gTTTTGCTGTGGTGTATGA